One genomic window of Cannabis sativa cultivar Pink pepper isolate KNU-18-1 chromosome 2, ASM2916894v1, whole genome shotgun sequence includes the following:
- the LOC115721307 gene encoding uncharacterized protein LOC115721307, producing METTHHHDYIRKSGQIPTFGDWDYANDLPITQYFECARQAGLIRYSSSSGDSDPVHSRTPHDLYALVDHYPQKPSSRTATATQTQTHQPRKGRGTRDKRYPHVKEQKKQQQSKVCDVTDQPRKPSSKPHKAADHGHLNDAVPRRPAKLPKPVDEDLYKIPPELLHSSKRKRRLGIFSRCLVPACHS from the exons ATGGAGACAACTCATCATCAT GATTATATTAGAAAGAGCGGGCAAATACCAACATTTGGAGACTGGGATTACGCGAACGACTTGCCAATAACTCAGTACTTTGAGTGTGCTAGACAAGCCGGTCTAATTAGGTACAGTTCTTCTTCTGGTGATAGTGATCCAGTACACTCTCGTACACCACATGACTTGTACGCCCTCGTTGACCATTATCCCCAGAAGCCCAGTTCTCGCACAGCCACTGCtactcaaactcaaactcacCAACCTCGAAAG GGAAGAGGAACTAGAGATAAGCGATACCCACATGTTAAGGAGCAGAAAAAGCAGCAGCAATCTAAGGTGTGTGACGTGACTGATCAGCCACGAAAGCCATCTTCAAAGCCTCACAAAGCTGCCGACCATGGCCACCTAAACGACGCCGTTCCACGCCGTCCAGCTAAGCTTCCAAAACCAGTTGATGAAGATCTATACAAGATCCCTCCTGAACTCCTTCACTCGTCTAAGAGG aaGAGGAGGCTTGGAATATTTTCAAGATGCTTGGTACCTGCTTGCCATTCATGA